One genomic window of Kosmotoga olearia TBF 19.5.1 includes the following:
- a CDS encoding helix-turn-helix transcriptional regulator, with protein MLDYVILGFLRIMPMTGYQLKKNIDVSTSNFWTASFGGLYPALARLEKKNWVKIKESEGKKIYSITEQGRNTLDSWIKQPYKKQIWKDEFMLKMFFATDTELPGLLSQIYKRLGEVESKLGELNKITDKITMSKGQKFCFELGRSLLETERRALFEFLKELGE; from the coding sequence TTGCTTGATTACGTGATTCTAGGATTTTTGAGAATAATGCCCATGACCGGTTATCAGCTGAAGAAAAATATCGATGTATCCACAAGCAATTTCTGGACGGCAAGTTTTGGAGGGCTTTATCCGGCTCTGGCAAGGCTGGAAAAGAAGAATTGGGTAAAAATTAAGGAATCCGAAGGAAAAAAGATCTACAGTATAACAGAACAAGGCAGGAACACACTGGATAGCTGGATAAAACAACCATATAAAAAGCAGATCTGGAAAGATGAATTCATGTTAAAGATGTTCTTTGCCACGGATACTGAACTCCCGGGATTGCTTTCTCAAATATACAAAAGACTTGGAGAGGTTGAAAGCAAACTGGGCGAACTCAACAAAATCACCGACAAAATCACGATGTCAAAGGGTCAGAAATTTTGTTTTGAGCTCGGACGTTCCCTGCTCGAAACGGAACGAAGAGCCCTATTCGAATTCTTGAAAGAACTGGGGGAATAA
- a CDS encoding aldo/keto reductase → MVAVVYTTAGDLTVSRIGVGCYALSGVYGRKDPDTFRVMLKRALELGVNFFDTADTYGDEAEELLGEVLQPVRKDVIISTKKGTSIPFSRENALSQP, encoded by the coding sequence GTGGTTGCAGTAGTATACACAACAGCAGGGGATCTTACAGTTTCGCGTATAGGAGTAGGGTGCTATGCGCTGAGTGGAGTATATGGAAGAAAAGATCCGGACACTTTCAGGGTGATGTTGAAGAGAGCGCTCGAACTTGGGGTAAACTTCTTTGATACTGCAGATACATATGGTGATGAAGCTGAAGAGCTTTTGGGTGAAGTCCTTCAACCAGTCAGAAAGGATGTCATAATTTCTACTAAGAAAGGAACATCGATCCCCTTTTCCAGAGAGAACGCTTTAAGTCAGCCTTGA
- a CDS encoding aldo/keto reductase: MGEKYGKSSVQMGINWVLSHKEVMTALIGPSKIEHLEENLGSCGWRIDEEDLNVLQKLFEDEEKLLKKANVQLVKEIISTPVTDSGRAFSDLIYAIETAIIMSLADENELVAVFKEIYKMKDDLSSEKLEKYRKVLSELITLD; the protein is encoded by the coding sequence ATGGGGGAAAAGTATGGAAAAAGCTCGGTTCAGATGGGAATAAACTGGGTTCTTTCTCACAAAGAAGTGATGACCGCCCTGATCGGCCCGTCGAAAATTGAACATCTTGAGGAAAATCTCGGAAGCTGTGGCTGGAGAATCGATGAGGAAGATCTAAATGTTTTACAGAAATTATTTGAGGACGAAGAAAAACTTCTCAAAAAAGCAAACGTACAACTGGTGAAAGAGATAATTTCAACCCCCGTAACCGATTCCGGGCGCGCCTTTAGTGATCTTATATATGCAATTGAGACAGCGATCATCATGTCATTAGCCGATGAAAATGAATTGGTGGCTGTTTTCAAAGAAATATATAAAATGAAAGATGACCTTTCGTCCGAAAAGCTTGAAAAATATAGAAAGGTATTGTCAGAACTTATAACCCTTGACTAA
- a CDS encoding glycosyltransferase family 2 protein, which produces MKACVVIPTYWGPIDGSEEIIFDHPTPLGTAGTLARLLDNLSEFEEIRCGSIPVRVVGVANKKCLRKEVEEYLRDYIKPFEERMDIKLCSYSWLEKLKQSNSLSDEIDQLIEPVGYAQIRNICLLAAIDTGAEAGIFLDDDEILIDEDYFDIALEGLLERGPDNGVIYGKAGYYVQNRPSFSRFWELKWWPKDKTFNETFNRLMTSDYRFSPTMVALGGNMVMTRELMLNVCFDPEIHRGEDMDYVLNARMLGYRFYFDKKLRIKHLPPDKKTPDWKKARKDILRFLYLREKYKDHLKETRVQKVAFQELEPYPGVFMKEDLDDRILEHSRMMALRYLAEGDKEAFAECMKNAAVPYTHSAGEKSTITQYLERLQLWHFIKYENE; this is translated from the coding sequence TTGAAAGCCTGTGTCGTTATACCGACCTACTGGGGGCCTATAGATGGCAGCGAAGAAATTATCTTCGATCACCCAACACCTTTAGGAACTGCTGGAACCCTCGCAAGGCTTCTTGACAATCTTAGCGAGTTTGAAGAAATAAGATGCGGGAGCATTCCCGTCAGGGTTGTAGGCGTGGCAAATAAAAAATGCCTGAGAAAAGAAGTGGAAGAGTATCTCCGCGATTATATCAAACCGTTTGAAGAAAGAATGGATATTAAACTATGCTCGTACAGCTGGCTTGAAAAACTTAAGCAAAGCAATAGTCTTTCAGATGAAATAGACCAATTGATAGAACCGGTCGGATACGCCCAGATCCGAAACATCTGTCTTCTGGCAGCTATCGATACAGGCGCCGAAGCCGGAATATTCCTTGACGATGATGAGATCCTGATAGATGAAGATTACTTTGACATAGCCCTGGAAGGGTTACTTGAAAGAGGCCCAGACAATGGTGTCATCTACGGAAAAGCAGGATATTACGTACAAAATAGGCCCAGTTTCTCAAGATTCTGGGAACTCAAGTGGTGGCCTAAAGATAAAACATTCAATGAAACCTTCAACCGCCTGATGACATCCGATTATCGTTTTTCTCCTACCATGGTTGCGCTTGGAGGTAACATGGTCATGACGCGTGAGCTTATGCTCAACGTGTGTTTCGATCCGGAGATACACCGTGGCGAAGATATGGATTACGTCTTGAACGCGAGAATGCTTGGATACCGTTTCTACTTCGACAAAAAACTGAGGATCAAGCACCTGCCTCCCGATAAAAAAACACCTGATTGGAAAAAGGCACGCAAGGATATACTAAGATTTTTGTACCTAAGAGAAAAATACAAAGATCATCTTAAGGAAACACGCGTACAAAAGGTCGCTTTCCAGGAACTTGAACCCTATCCGGGAGTGTTCATGAAAGAGGATCTTGACGACAGAATTCTTGAACACAGCAGGATGATGGCTTTAAGATACCTCGCTGAGGGTGATAAGGAGGCATTTGCTGAATGTATGAAAAACGCTGCCGTTCCATATACCCACAGCGCCGGCGAAAAATCAACCATCACCCAATATCTTGAAAGACTCCAGTTATGGCACTTCATAAAATATGAGAACGAATAA
- a CDS encoding GH1 family beta-glucosidase produces the protein MPENRVSAEDFPEGFLWGVASSSYQIEGADLEDGKGPSIWTEYTKYKDNIVDGESGMIACDHYHRYTEDIFLMQDLGANAYRFSVSWPRIFPDGYGKPNPFGLDFYDRLIDNLLEAGITPFLTLYHYDLPLKLQQEHRGWESRETISYFLEYAHFLFKKFGDRVKYWITLNQPLRISHRSYIDGKAAPGKGKSPKDSFQVAHHLLLAHAGATKIMKQEIPDGKIGISNSSIYVEPIEDTPEHKRAALLLDQFYNDWFYLPPVSGKYPEELMLELKKRGWAPEMEPDDMDNIVAEQDFWGINYYTRALAIQSNNSLLGFAQASPKFPATRRGAEIYPCGLFLVLKKIHKNFDSKQIYITENGMDLDSPVASGKLEDTERIIFLKEHIVQLKKAVDSGIPIKGYFVWSLLDNFEWTSGYTLKFGLVYVDRNNGLKRIPKASYYFYRDFIAGKISL, from the coding sequence TTGCCTGAAAACAGGGTTTCCGCAGAAGATTTTCCGGAAGGTTTTTTATGGGGAGTTGCTTCCTCTTCTTACCAGATAGAAGGAGCAGATCTCGAGGACGGAAAGGGACCCTCTATCTGGACTGAATATACTAAATATAAGGACAACATAGTTGACGGCGAAAGTGGTATGATTGCCTGTGACCATTATCACAGGTACACAGAGGATATTTTTTTGATGCAAGATTTAGGAGCTAACGCTTATCGGTTTTCCGTTTCCTGGCCAAGAATATTTCCAGACGGCTATGGAAAACCAAATCCTTTCGGCCTGGATTTTTACGATCGACTTATTGACAATCTGCTTGAAGCCGGCATAACTCCCTTCCTCACCCTTTATCATTACGATCTTCCGTTGAAACTTCAACAAGAGCACCGTGGATGGGAATCAAGAGAGACAATATCCTATTTCTTAGAATACGCTCATTTTCTCTTCAAAAAGTTTGGAGACCGCGTAAAGTACTGGATAACGTTGAATCAACCTCTAAGAATCTCTCATCGGAGTTACATCGATGGGAAGGCAGCCCCAGGAAAGGGAAAGTCTCCAAAAGACTCCTTTCAGGTTGCTCATCACCTGCTCTTAGCTCATGCTGGTGCAACAAAAATAATGAAGCAGGAGATACCAGATGGAAAAATTGGCATCTCTAATTCATCGATATACGTGGAACCAATAGAAGATACTCCTGAACATAAAAGAGCAGCACTGTTGCTTGATCAATTCTATAACGACTGGTTTTATCTACCACCCGTAAGCGGAAAATACCCTGAAGAACTCATGCTGGAACTCAAAAAACGTGGTTGGGCACCAGAGATGGAACCGGATGATATGGACAACATCGTTGCAGAGCAGGATTTCTGGGGAATTAATTACTATACCAGAGCACTTGCAATCCAATCAAATAATTCTCTTCTCGGCTTTGCTCAGGCATCTCCCAAATTTCCTGCAACCAGACGGGGAGCTGAGATCTATCCATGTGGACTCTTTCTCGTACTCAAGAAAATTCACAAAAACTTCGACAGCAAACAAATTTACATAACGGAGAATGGTATGGACCTCGACTCTCCTGTTGCTTCAGGAAAGCTCGAGGATACAGAGAGAATTATTTTTCTGAAAGAACACATTGTTCAGCTCAAAAAAGCCGTTGACTCTGGAATACCCATCAAGGGTTATTTTGTGTGGTCGTTGCTCGATAATTTCGAATGGACAAGTGGTTATACGCTGAAATTTGGATTGGTGTATGTGGATAGAAACAATGGACTCAAAAGAATCCCCAAGGCCAGTTATTATTTTTACCGTGATTTTATCGCCGGAAAAATTTCATTATAA
- a CDS encoding glycosyltransferase family 4 protein has translation MKVLLLHSVPLEGSGSGTYTENLACELSVRGHKVTVLYPGPMVTKKPFYTRNIEISPVPVFTNHPTVRSVSFAELSNEKVSKIIHLYINELLNLIAEERPDLIHVQHAGPWIFPASLVASVFKIPVVVTLHGTGIYLCQRDPRMRSLVQAGLQCVNDVISVSTSPLDGFKEMFGSSWKSYIIPGGVDIEKFSLPSMRKKDFDEKYNLKGKKIVLFVGRLVKEKGVQVLIQAAKKHLGKDVVVVISGNGNYENTLKKMASDSENIRFLPYLGKKIIDFYIHSDVVCVPSVWPEALGLVILEAMAAKTPVVASNIGGIPSVIRNGENGILVNPNNPEELANAINDILSDYKKAEILALEGRKTVEKSFSWEAITNQIEEIYERTLSNLA, from the coding sequence ATGAAGGTGTTGCTATTACACTCAGTGCCCCTTGAAGGCTCTGGAAGCGGCACATATACTGAAAACCTCGCTTGCGAACTGTCTGTTCGGGGCCATAAGGTAACCGTATTATATCCGGGACCAATGGTTACCAAAAAACCTTTCTATACACGAAACATAGAAATATCCCCGGTGCCGGTGTTCACAAATCATCCTACTGTACGTTCTGTAAGTTTTGCAGAACTCAGTAATGAGAAAGTTTCCAAAATCATACACCTGTACATCAATGAACTTTTGAACCTTATAGCTGAAGAACGACCTGATCTGATACATGTACAACACGCAGGTCCATGGATTTTTCCCGCAAGCCTTGTTGCCTCAGTATTCAAGATCCCTGTCGTAGTCACGTTACACGGAACAGGGATCTATCTTTGCCAGAGAGATCCAAGAATGCGCTCTCTCGTGCAAGCAGGACTTCAATGTGTTAATGATGTGATCTCCGTCAGCACTTCTCCTCTTGACGGTTTTAAGGAGATGTTTGGAAGTTCCTGGAAAAGTTATATCATCCCAGGTGGTGTTGATATTGAGAAGTTCTCGCTTCCTTCAATGCGTAAAAAAGATTTCGACGAGAAATACAACCTCAAAGGAAAGAAAATCGTGTTATTCGTTGGAAGACTTGTAAAGGAAAAAGGTGTTCAAGTTCTTATCCAGGCTGCTAAAAAACATCTTGGAAAAGATGTTGTGGTGGTTATAAGTGGAAACGGAAACTATGAAAACACCTTAAAAAAAATGGCTTCTGACAGTGAAAACATTCGCTTTCTGCCGTATCTGGGAAAGAAGATCATCGATTTCTACATCCACAGTGACGTGGTTTGTGTACCCTCGGTCTGGCCAGAAGCCCTCGGACTTGTAATACTCGAAGCAATGGCTGCAAAGACCCCGGTAGTCGCTTCTAATATTGGCGGCATTCCTTCTGTTATAAGAAACGGAGAAAACGGGATACTTGTTAACCCCAACAACCCTGAAGAACTCGCGAACGCTATAAATGACATATTGTCTGATTATAAAAAAGCTGAAATACTCGCACTAGAAGGTAGAAAAACCGTTGAGAAAAGCTTCTCCTGGGAAGCCATCACAAACCAGATAGAAGAAATCTATGAAAGGACGTTGAGCAATCTTGCCTGA
- a CDS encoding carbohydrate ABC transporter permease: MVGNVLRKIFLYILLITIAIVMIFPFYWMVITSLQPLSAVYKYPPEFFPSQPTFDNYKTIFSRFNFLKFTLNSLFVATTAALGQLFTCSIAGFAFARMKFKGKELFFGLILATMMVPVEVVIIPEFLLMKSFGWIDTYLPLIVPSFLVGSTGIFLMRSFYENVPMELEEAAVIDGASPFRVYWNVFLPLARTPLSALFIISFLINWNDLLRPLVYLNTREKFTLPLALASFQGEYSAQWNYLLAGAVVSVIPILIVYLLMQKQFIEGITSTGLKG; this comes from the coding sequence ATGGTAGGGAACGTATTAAGAAAGATATTTCTTTATATATTGTTGATAACTATCGCTATTGTGATGATTTTTCCATTTTACTGGATGGTTATTACATCGTTACAACCTTTGAGCGCTGTTTATAAATACCCACCAGAGTTCTTCCCCAGCCAACCAACATTCGACAATTACAAGACCATATTCTCAAGGTTCAATTTCTTGAAATTCACCTTAAACAGTTTATTTGTCGCAACAACGGCAGCTTTAGGACAGTTGTTTACCTGTTCAATTGCAGGGTTTGCCTTTGCGAGAATGAAATTCAAAGGAAAGGAATTATTCTTCGGTCTTATTCTAGCGACAATGATGGTTCCCGTTGAGGTCGTTATTATACCTGAATTTCTTTTAATGAAGTCTTTTGGTTGGATAGATACCTATCTGCCGCTGATTGTTCCATCTTTCCTTGTTGGTTCTACAGGTATATTTTTAATGAGAAGTTTCTACGAAAATGTACCAATGGAACTGGAGGAAGCCGCCGTAATCGACGGTGCAAGCCCCTTCAGGGTTTACTGGAACGTATTCCTCCCTCTCGCAAGGACACCACTCTCAGCATTGTTCATAATTTCGTTCCTGATAAATTGGAATGACCTCTTGAGACCTCTCGTATACTTGAATACAAGGGAAAAGTTCACCCTTCCTCTCGCTCTGGCAAGTTTCCAGGGTGAATACTCAGCTCAATGGAATTATCTTCTAGCAGGAGCAGTTGTTTCGGTTATACCGATACTCATAGTGTACCTCTTGATGCAAAAACAGTTCATCGAAGGAATAACCTCTACGGGATTAAAGGGTTAG
- a CDS encoding carbohydrate ABC transporter permease: protein MKYKWYVPYLFILLALIGLFVFRLGPITMAIGMSFTDWSPFGSPEWIGLENFIDLFTSPSFWRIFGNTLLFSAIFVPSILVFSLLLAVLLNQGLKGTTVFRVMYFAPVITSTVAIAIVWQWIFSTDIGFLNFVLRSLGVDDPPSWLSDGRYTLFVVAFVYAWKRVGYYMIIYLAGLQDIPRTLIEASRIDGASKFKVFRYITLPLITPTMFFVLIMSTIDSFKSFEIVYTMTKGGPGFSSTTLSYYVFQNAFELFQMGYASSVATVLLVIVGTITYINFKYRSRWVKYQY, encoded by the coding sequence ATGAAATACAAGTGGTACGTACCTTACCTGTTCATCCTACTGGCCCTCATCGGCCTTTTTGTTTTCAGGCTGGGTCCCATCACTATGGCCATAGGTATGTCTTTTACTGATTGGAGTCCTTTCGGATCACCGGAATGGATCGGCTTGGAGAATTTCATCGATCTGTTCACATCTCCCAGCTTCTGGAGAATATTTGGGAATACTCTGCTTTTCAGCGCTATATTTGTCCCGAGCATACTCGTGTTCTCGCTGCTATTGGCTGTTCTGTTGAATCAGGGTTTGAAGGGAACGACTGTGTTCAGGGTGATGTACTTTGCACCTGTAATAACCTCTACCGTCGCAATAGCCATTGTATGGCAGTGGATATTCAGTACTGACATAGGATTTCTAAATTTTGTTTTAAGGTCATTAGGTGTTGATGACCCTCCCTCCTGGTTGTCCGATGGCAGATACACTCTCTTTGTTGTCGCCTTCGTCTACGCCTGGAAGAGGGTTGGTTACTATATGATCATCTACCTTGCGGGACTTCAGGATATACCCAGAACTCTTATAGAAGCCTCAAGAATCGATGGCGCGAGTAAATTCAAGGTTTTCAGATATATCACTCTTCCACTGATTACCCCAACGATGTTTTTTGTTTTGATAATGTCGACAATTGATTCTTTCAAGAGTTTTGAAATCGTCTATACAATGACTAAAGGTGGACCAGGCTTTTCGTCTACAACGCTGTCTTATTACGTTTTCCAAAACGCCTTTGAGTTATTCCAAATGGGTTACGCATCAAGTGTAGCCACAGTGCTACTCGTAATAGTTGGAACGATAACTTACATCAACTTCAAATACAGATCCCGCTGGGTCAAATATCAGTATTGA
- a CDS encoding ABC transporter substrate-binding protein has product MRKGLLLALVLVVLAVAVLGEVTLQYWFWDPNFRDKEQEMIERFEATHPGIKIELTALPPSSYWTKLAAMAAAKSLPDVMAMHPNSVEDLADQGALMDLTGLILRDFNKEDYFWSVLESSFNIRGKYYGVPFAWVGSVLYYNKDLFDKYGVPYPTEDWTWEDFLERAKALTIDEDGDGKIDIWGYAFFSRYAVFDGWILQNDGDYLDRENMRWAPNQNAKDTIKFLADLVNVYKVSPKPKYYDLDKKKIKILFAQGKAAMITEGTWNIKFMREDIPANFNWDIAYIPRGPHWKENVMHAWADGLAIAANSKHPEEAWEFIKFLIKERAAKDYYPGKVPFYKGEAYSPEWDEWTTFGKLPEHKTLILDYGENAKHFYTKYWKFWRGYGSAEGTGLSDLIDSLLNGNITLDYFFTRADKQINRMLKKAYK; this is encoded by the coding sequence GTGAGGAAAGGCTTGTTGTTGGCTTTAGTGCTGGTTGTTCTTGCCGTTGCGGTTCTCGGTGAAGTTACTTTGCAGTATTGGTTCTGGGATCCAAACTTCCGTGACAAAGAACAGGAAATGATTGAAAGATTTGAAGCCACCCATCCTGGAATTAAGATCGAGTTGACCGCTCTTCCCCCATCGAGTTACTGGACAAAGCTTGCTGCTATGGCTGCAGCTAAATCCCTGCCTGATGTCATGGCCATGCATCCAAACTCCGTTGAAGATCTCGCCGATCAGGGGGCTCTAATGGACCTTACCGGTCTCATTTTGAGAGACTTCAACAAGGAAGATTATTTCTGGAGCGTACTCGAATCAAGCTTCAATATACGTGGAAAATATTACGGTGTTCCTTTCGCATGGGTCGGTAGTGTTCTTTACTACAACAAGGATCTCTTCGATAAGTACGGTGTTCCTTATCCAACCGAAGATTGGACATGGGAAGATTTCCTCGAAAGAGCCAAAGCTTTAACCATCGATGAAGATGGTGATGGAAAGATCGATATATGGGGTTACGCTTTCTTCAGCCGTTATGCAGTATTTGATGGCTGGATACTTCAGAATGACGGTGATTACCTTGACAGAGAAAATATGAGATGGGCACCCAACCAGAATGCAAAAGACACCATTAAGTTCCTGGCCGATCTCGTTAATGTTTACAAGGTATCTCCAAAGCCTAAGTATTATGACCTCGACAAGAAAAAGATCAAAATATTGTTTGCGCAGGGTAAGGCAGCTATGATCACAGAGGGAACATGGAATATCAAATTTATGAGAGAAGACATCCCCGCTAATTTCAATTGGGATATTGCCTATATTCCCAGAGGTCCACACTGGAAAGAAAATGTAATGCATGCCTGGGCTGATGGTCTCGCTATTGCTGCCAACTCCAAGCATCCTGAAGAAGCCTGGGAATTCATTAAGTTCCTCATAAAAGAACGTGCAGCTAAAGATTACTATCCCGGTAAAGTCCCGTTCTACAAGGGTGAAGCATATTCTCCTGAATGGGATGAATGGACTACTTTTGGCAAACTCCCTGAACACAAAACACTGATACTCGATTACGGTGAAAATGCCAAGCATTTCTACACGAAATATTGGAAGTTCTGGAGAGGCTATGGAAGTGCCGAAGGAACCGGGCTCAGCGATCTTATAGACTCTCTATTGAACGGAAACATCACTCTCGATTACTTCTTTACCAGAGCCGACAAACAGATCAACAGGATGCTTAAAAAGGCTTACAAGTAA
- the pgmB gene encoding beta-phosphoglucomutase: MSFSVCIFDMDGVIVDTARYHFLAWKKLAGELGFELSPELGEQLKGIGRLEALNIVLKFGSIKANEKDKQKLAKRKNNYYLEFISKIDESEVLPGVITFLKTLREAKLKTALATVSKNASVIIEKTGIEKLFDVIVDGNMIKNGKPDPEVFLKAAEMLEVSPQECIVFEDAVAGIEAAHRAGMKCIGIGNPSVLSKADFVIRNLKEINLGVLEKVPSKGAF; the protein is encoded by the coding sequence GTGAGCTTTTCTGTCTGTATTTTTGATATGGATGGAGTAATTGTTGATACTGCTAGGTATCACTTTCTAGCATGGAAAAAGCTTGCTGGAGAGCTGGGCTTTGAACTATCTCCTGAGCTTGGTGAACAGCTCAAAGGAATTGGACGTCTTGAAGCTTTGAATATAGTTTTGAAGTTTGGTAGTATCAAAGCAAATGAAAAAGATAAGCAGAAACTTGCCAAACGTAAAAACAATTATTATTTAGAGTTTATCTCGAAAATAGATGAATCTGAAGTGCTTCCCGGCGTGATCACGTTTTTGAAAACCTTAAGAGAAGCAAAACTGAAAACAGCACTTGCAACAGTAAGCAAGAATGCATCTGTGATAATTGAAAAAACTGGTATAGAAAAACTATTTGATGTCATAGTTGACGGAAATATGATTAAAAATGGAAAACCCGATCCTGAAGTTTTCTTAAAAGCTGCAGAGATGCTGGAAGTATCACCACAAGAGTGCATAGTTTTTGAGGACGCAGTAGCAGGTATTGAGGCCGCTCACAGAGCTGGTATGAAGTGCATAGGAATTGGAAATCCATCTGTCCTCAGTAAAGCGGACTTCGTTATAAGAAATCTCAAAGAGATAAATCTTGGTGTGTTGGAAAAGGTTCCCTCCAAAGGGGCTTTTTAG